A genomic segment from Streptomyces sp. NBC_00459 encodes:
- a CDS encoding 3-hydroxyacyl-CoA dehydrogenase family protein, translated as MARKLAVIGAGLMGSGIAQVSAQAGWDVVLRDVTDEALTRGTDGIKSSYDRFVGKGKLAAEDAEAALGRITATTDLDAVGDADIVVEAVFEKLEVKHEIFRALDKIARDDAVLASNTSAIPITKIAAVTDRPERVVGAHFFSPVPMMQLCELVRGYKTSDETLATAREFAESVGKTCIVVNRDVAGFVTTRLISALVVEAAKLYESGVATAEDIDLACKLGFGHAMGPLATADLTGVDILLHATSNIYTESQDEKFAPPELMRRMVDAGDIGRKSGQGFYKH; from the coding sequence GTGGCACGGAAGCTTGCCGTCATCGGAGCCGGCCTGATGGGTTCCGGCATTGCCCAGGTTTCCGCCCAGGCGGGCTGGGACGTCGTACTGCGCGATGTCACCGACGAAGCGCTCACCCGTGGCACCGACGGCATCAAGTCCTCGTACGACAGGTTCGTGGGCAAGGGCAAGCTGGCCGCGGAGGACGCGGAGGCCGCCCTCGGGCGGATCACCGCGACCACCGACCTCGACGCCGTCGGCGACGCGGACATCGTCGTCGAGGCGGTCTTCGAGAAGCTGGAGGTCAAGCACGAGATCTTCCGCGCGCTCGACAAGATCGCCCGCGACGACGCCGTGCTCGCCTCCAACACCTCCGCCATCCCGATCACCAAGATCGCCGCCGTCACCGACCGCCCGGAGCGGGTCGTCGGCGCGCACTTCTTCTCGCCGGTGCCGATGATGCAGCTCTGCGAGCTGGTCCGCGGCTACAAGACGAGCGACGAAACCCTCGCCACCGCACGGGAGTTCGCCGAGTCGGTCGGCAAGACCTGCATCGTCGTCAACCGGGATGTCGCCGGCTTCGTGACGACCCGGCTGATCTCGGCGCTCGTCGTCGAGGCGGCCAAGCTGTACGAGTCCGGTGTCGCCACCGCCGAGGACATCGACCTCGCCTGCAAGCTCGGCTTCGGGCACGCCATGGGCCCGCTGGCCACCGCCGACCTCACCGGGGTCGACATCCTGCTGCACGCGACCAGCAACATCTACACAGAGTCGCAGGACGAGAAGTTCGCTCCTCCGGAGCTGATGCGCCGGATGGTTGACGCCGGTGACATCGGCCGTAAGAGCGGGCAGGGCTTCTACAAGCACTGA
- a CDS encoding LLM class flavin-dependent oxidoreductase, giving the protein MRVGSFVLAAQFPGQGQGEALHRAVRSAEVAEEAGLDTVWLAEHHFVPYGTCPSATTLAALLLGRTRRIRVGTAVSVLPTTHPVALGEQAALLHLTSGGRFTLGVGRGGPWIDLEVFGTGVEAYEKAFPESLDLLVRWLREPSVSADGDRFRFREVPVVPSPSESLTDTAGPEVVVACTSPSSVRLAAERGLPMLLGMHVGDEEKAEMVTLWRQLARAAGRSGDEIRSAAHVSAGVCQIADRRTDAVETLMKAMPGWLRQGLEAHVTVDGRARSMRDPVAYTELLCGLHPVGTARLCADRLAATSERTGISRFALLVEGSGDLAATEENVRRLGTEVLAQLR; this is encoded by the coding sequence ATGCGCGTAGGAAGTTTTGTGCTGGCGGCCCAGTTCCCGGGCCAGGGCCAGGGGGAGGCGCTGCACCGGGCGGTCAGGTCCGCCGAGGTCGCCGAGGAGGCGGGTCTCGACACGGTCTGGCTGGCGGAGCACCACTTCGTGCCGTACGGCACCTGCCCGTCCGCGACGACCCTGGCCGCTCTGCTGCTGGGCCGCACCCGGCGCATCCGGGTCGGTACGGCGGTGAGCGTGCTGCCCACCACCCACCCAGTGGCGCTCGGCGAGCAGGCGGCGCTGCTGCATCTGACGTCCGGCGGTCGGTTCACGCTGGGCGTGGGGCGCGGCGGGCCCTGGATCGACCTGGAGGTGTTCGGGACGGGTGTCGAGGCGTACGAGAAGGCGTTCCCGGAATCACTCGATCTGCTGGTCCGCTGGCTGCGCGAACCGTCCGTGTCGGCCGACGGCGACCGCTTCAGGTTCCGTGAAGTGCCCGTCGTACCCAGCCCGTCGGAGTCGCTGACGGACACCGCGGGGCCGGAGGTCGTCGTCGCGTGCACCTCGCCGTCGAGCGTGCGGCTGGCCGCCGAGCGCGGACTGCCGATGCTCCTCGGGATGCATGTCGGGGACGAGGAGAAGGCCGAGATGGTCACCCTCTGGCGGCAGCTCGCGCGTGCGGCTGGGCGCTCGGGGGACGAGATCCGGAGCGCCGCCCATGTGTCGGCCGGTGTCTGCCAGATCGCGGACCGGCGCACGGACGCGGTCGAGACGCTGATGAAGGCGATGCCGGGCTGGCTGCGACAGGGGCTGGAAGCACATGTCACGGTGGACGGCAGGGCCCGTTCGATGCGGGACCCGGTGGCGTACACCGAACTCCTCTGCGGGCTGCACCCGGTGGGCACGGCCAGGCTCTGCGCCGACCGGCTCGCGGCGACCTCAGAACGGACGGGCATCTCACGCTTCGCCCTGCTCGTCGAGGGTTCCGGCGACCTGGCGGCCACCGAGGAGAACGTACGGCGGCTGGGCACCGAGGTGCTCGCCCAGTTGCGCTGA
- a CDS encoding ATP-binding protein produces the protein MDPNNQGSEEYGHDADGSTPRQRPPRDALTNDFGQHTPALARTAQLVSGDYLLTVNPVDGSEIEICPPGERPGRPAKFTAAERVEITRAARPPVPPGPAQPELPLLERDGERERLVRLLARGRSVRLTGPAGSGRTTLLDAVAADCADLAPDGVVRLTGFHRTQTDLLYDLFYAVYSAPLYRPEPDELRALVREAGAVVVLDDVEFGGAALDELLDATPECAFLVSATPDVPAPSADALIEELFLDGLDRAGGLELLERAVGRVLTEEEANWAGDLWFESEGLPLRFVQAGALLRQRDKLRARADAFDEFGVFEDVPVDVPVDAPFDTDDEDDVPLPSLAEGAAPAPLLASRLSVSARETLRFAVALGGEVPHQAHLPALVGDTHADAALGELLGCALVSPVGSHYRLAAGVRTQLEAAGYGEGAQDRAFTAAQHYAWWAGHPSVTPERVCAEADALLAALDVLVPVTTPPGEDEESTAVQLARTAAPAFAAGLYWSAWENVLHSGAEAARLAGEVSERAYFHHELGILALCGEQLDRARSELEAAIGLRGALADKRGTVAGRRALTLAADRAGDTPGLGFGTGSTAGEEVPDARYEESASPPGGIPAVFGAAGYPPLQASPAGSGSASGTGSGSGYGGGDFAPTVIASRSGGGGAHKVSGVRRLVGGARRNLVAVGAGALLAAVLGTVVTLGATSNHNDAPSDQVGVNPSASPGDDDDSLGADKADNGGSDSNGDTGTATSRPTDPGPDGTMGTSDDPTPPPTDGQEPSDDPTGTKTPGGGSSTGGSTGGTSPKPSVTPSPTPPSETPGTPTPTPSGTATPTPTPSGPTDGPSPSESAPDTSDTASGPASSPVQTEPASEPASAPVDTEAPTPVI, from the coding sequence ATGGACCCGAACAACCAGGGCTCCGAGGAGTACGGCCACGACGCCGACGGCAGCACGCCGCGTCAGCGCCCGCCTCGCGACGCCCTCACCAACGACTTCGGCCAGCACACGCCGGCGCTCGCCCGCACGGCGCAGCTCGTCTCCGGCGACTACCTGCTCACGGTCAACCCCGTCGACGGCAGCGAGATAGAGATCTGCCCGCCCGGCGAACGGCCCGGTCGGCCCGCCAAGTTCACGGCGGCCGAACGTGTCGAGATCACCCGCGCCGCCAGACCACCCGTACCGCCCGGGCCCGCACAGCCCGAACTGCCGCTGCTGGAGCGCGACGGCGAGCGCGAACGGCTGGTGCGGCTGCTGGCCCGCGGCCGTTCCGTACGCCTCACCGGCCCGGCCGGCTCCGGCCGCACCACGCTCCTCGACGCCGTGGCCGCGGACTGCGCGGACCTCGCGCCCGACGGCGTGGTCCGCCTCACCGGCTTCCACCGCACCCAGACAGACCTGCTCTACGACCTCTTCTACGCCGTCTACAGCGCACCTCTGTACCGGCCGGAACCGGACGAACTGCGCGCCCTCGTCCGCGAGGCCGGCGCGGTCGTCGTACTCGACGACGTGGAGTTCGGCGGCGCCGCGCTCGACGAACTCCTCGACGCGACCCCCGAGTGCGCCTTCCTGGTCAGCGCCACCCCCGACGTGCCCGCGCCGTCCGCCGACGCGCTGATCGAGGAACTGTTCCTCGACGGACTCGACCGGGCCGGCGGTCTGGAACTCCTGGAGCGTGCCGTCGGCCGCGTCCTCACCGAGGAGGAGGCCAACTGGGCCGGCGACCTCTGGTTCGAGTCCGAGGGCCTGCCCCTGCGGTTCGTCCAGGCCGGCGCCCTGCTCAGGCAGCGCGACAAACTGCGTGCCCGCGCCGACGCCTTCGACGAGTTCGGCGTCTTCGAGGACGTTCCGGTCGATGTCCCGGTCGACGCGCCCTTCGACACCGATGACGAGGACGACGTACCGCTGCCCTCGCTCGCCGAGGGTGCCGCGCCCGCCCCGCTGCTCGCCTCCCGGCTCAGCGTGTCCGCGCGGGAGACCCTGCGGTTCGCCGTGGCGCTCGGCGGTGAGGTGCCCCACCAGGCGCATCTGCCCGCGCTGGTCGGCGACACCCACGCGGACGCCGCCCTCGGTGAGCTGCTCGGCTGTGCGCTGGTCTCCCCGGTGGGCTCCCACTACCGGCTCGCGGCCGGGGTGCGGACCCAGCTGGAGGCCGCCGGATACGGCGAGGGAGCCCAGGACCGGGCGTTCACCGCGGCCCAGCACTACGCCTGGTGGGCCGGGCACCCGTCCGTGACCCCCGAGCGGGTCTGCGCCGAGGCCGACGCCCTGCTCGCCGCCCTGGACGTGCTGGTCCCCGTGACCACACCGCCGGGGGAGGACGAGGAGAGCACGGCCGTGCAACTGGCCCGCACGGCGGCGCCCGCCTTCGCGGCCGGTCTGTACTGGAGTGCCTGGGAAAACGTCCTGCACTCCGGCGCCGAGGCCGCCCGGCTCGCCGGGGAGGTCTCGGAACGCGCCTATTTCCACCATGAGTTGGGCATCCTCGCGCTCTGCGGTGAACAGCTCGACCGGGCTCGTAGCGAGCTGGAGGCCGCCATCGGCCTGCGCGGTGCCCTCGCCGACAAGCGCGGGACGGTCGCGGGCCGGCGCGCCCTCACCCTGGCCGCCGACCGGGCCGGCGACACCCCTGGCCTCGGCTTCGGCACGGGTTCGACGGCGGGCGAGGAGGTGCCGGACGCGCGGTACGAGGAGTCGGCGTCGCCGCCCGGCGGCATCCCGGCCGTCTTCGGGGCCGCGGGCTACCCGCCGCTCCAGGCGTCGCCCGCCGGTTCCGGTTCGGCTTCCGGTACGGGTTCCGGTTCCGGCTACGGGGGCGGTGACTTCGCGCCGACCGTGATCGCGTCCCGGTCCGGGGGCGGCGGGGCGCACAAGGTCTCGGGCGTCCGGCGGCTCGTGGGCGGTGCCCGGCGCAACCTCGTGGCGGTCGGCGCGGGCGCCCTGCTCGCGGCGGTGCTCGGCACGGTGGTGACGCTGGGCGCGACCTCGAACCACAACGACGCGCCGTCCGACCAGGTCGGCGTCAACCCGTCCGCGAGTCCGGGCGACGACGACGACAGCCTGGGCGCGGACAAGGCCGACAACGGCGGCAGCGACAGCAACGGCGACACCGGTACGGCCACCAGCCGGCCGACCGACCCGGGCCCCGACGGGACCATGGGCACCTCGGACGACCCGACGCCGCCGCCGACGGACGGCCAGGAGCCGTCGGACGACCCTACGGGGACGAAGACGCCCGGGGGCGGGAGCAGCACAGGGGGGAGCACCGGCGGTACGTCGCCCAAGCCGTCTGTGACGCCGTCGCCGACGCCTCCGTCCGAGACGCCTGGTACTCCCACGCCGACTCCGTCCGGCACGGCGACACCGACGCCGACACCGAGCGGGCCGACCGACGGCCCGTCGCCGTCAGAGTCCGCTCCGGACACCTCCGACACGGCCAGCGGCCCGGCCTCCAGCCCCGTCCAAACCGAGCCGGCGAGCGAGCCGGCGAGTGCCCCCGTCGACACCGAGGCGCCGACGCCGGTGATCTGA
- a CDS encoding SCO5389 family protein, with protein sequence MSLDVSPALLEQAERGEVDEAAFVDCVRTSLPYAWEMISSLVAQLKVDGGDFADNQTPPPDEQARGQLLRALASDAIRGALQRHFGVRLAFQNCHRVAVFPLDASVDVKLDRFTSVRSQLLNQSPEFRDC encoded by the coding sequence ATGTCGCTCGACGTCTCACCGGCCCTACTCGAACAGGCCGAGCGAGGCGAGGTCGACGAAGCTGCCTTCGTCGACTGCGTCCGGACCTCCCTGCCCTACGCCTGGGAGATGATCAGCTCCCTGGTGGCCCAGCTGAAGGTGGACGGCGGAGACTTCGCCGACAACCAGACGCCGCCGCCGGACGAGCAGGCACGGGGCCAGTTGCTACGTGCACTGGCGAGTGACGCGATACGCGGCGCGCTGCAGCGGCACTTCGGTGTCCGGCTGGCCTTCCAGAACTGCCACCGGGTGGCGGTGTTCCCGTTGGACGCCTCGGTCGACGTCAAGCTGGACCGCTTCACCTCGGTGCGCAGTCAGTTGCTGAACCAGTCTCCGGAATTCCGGGACTGCTGA
- a CDS encoding ABC transporter permease, with protein MSTPQQPPTQQPAPQAAPNWQAAPGTSYAPYTSPIPVTRTHLGHALASEWTKIKSVRSTMWTLGVFLLLVVGIGLLVAAQTQDENFGNVPYTITAFFGLVLGQICLITLGVLVISSEYGTGMIRTTFTASPQRHRVLAAKLIIFFAVAFVVSAFAIGFVGLMTEAMHSGDEGKAWGGTVLMGALYVSLLGVLALAVGSMLRHSAGAITAMLGLVLVPAILPAFLMLSESLRTIGEKMMEYNAPNALAKIFGLDNENAAGGAQLGLLVGVTAAAIVGAFVLLDRRDV; from the coding sequence ATGAGCACGCCCCAGCAGCCCCCGACGCAGCAGCCGGCGCCGCAGGCCGCGCCCAACTGGCAGGCGGCGCCCGGCACTTCGTACGCGCCCTACACCTCGCCGATCCCGGTCACGCGTACGCACCTCGGTCATGCCCTGGCTTCCGAGTGGACGAAGATCAAGTCGGTGCGCTCCACGATGTGGACGCTCGGGGTCTTCCTGCTCCTCGTCGTCGGCATCGGCCTGCTGGTCGCCGCGCAGACGCAGGACGAGAACTTCGGGAACGTGCCCTACACCATCACCGCGTTCTTCGGGCTGGTCCTCGGGCAGATCTGCCTGATCACGCTGGGCGTGCTGGTCATCTCGTCGGAGTACGGCACGGGCATGATCCGTACGACGTTCACCGCCTCGCCGCAGCGCCACCGGGTGCTCGCCGCCAAGCTGATCATCTTCTTCGCGGTCGCGTTCGTCGTGTCCGCGTTCGCGATCGGTTTCGTCGGCCTGATGACCGAGGCGATGCACAGCGGCGACGAGGGCAAGGCGTGGGGCGGCACTGTCCTCATGGGCGCGCTGTACGTCTCGCTGCTGGGTGTGCTCGCCCTCGCGGTCGGCTCGATGCTGCGTCACTCGGCGGGCGCGATCACCGCGATGCTGGGCCTCGTCCTGGTGCCGGCGATCCTGCCCGCGTTCCTGATGCTGTCCGAGAGCCTGCGGACGATCGGCGAGAAGATGATGGAGTACAACGCGCCCAACGCCCTCGCCAAGATCTTCGGGCTCGACAACGAGAACGCCGCCGGCGGCGCACAGCTCGGCCTGCTCGTCGGAGTGACAGCCGCGGCGATCGTCGGCGCCTTCGTGCTGCTGGACCGCCGGGACGTGTGA
- a CDS encoding sensor histidine kinase: MAPRLPRPHRDDVRIALAGLLGGLLIWGVGLGTRTAGDPLVLLDGRWPILLPLVVTAGCELFRRIRPRTGLLVGTAALTVDVLTQGNLGTVVMFTDLVYAAVLYGPPATARRVPRITGLLSVAAAIVPLAIWRVPQALLIGVVVGIVAFTPAATGLIVRNHRDAADSARLRAEQTALLAELDRTQAVTSERARMARELHDMVANHLSAIAIHSTAALSIDDPDTSKRALGVIRENSVAGLAEMRRLIGILRDSGGDLEPAAAPTLDSLGALVDGARVNGLDVTLDTDTEHGTLPAPVELAAYRIVQESLTNALKHASPGRVSVALTRRGCSLSVAVTSPYGDHGSPRAPGSGAGLVGMRERVALLGGTFAAGPDGAHWAVRATLPLTEAEGEDV, from the coding sequence ATGGCCCCGCGACTCCCCCGCCCGCACCGCGACGACGTGCGCATCGCACTCGCGGGGCTGCTCGGCGGGCTCCTGATCTGGGGCGTCGGTCTCGGCACCCGTACGGCCGGTGATCCGCTCGTGCTCCTGGACGGGCGCTGGCCGATCCTGCTGCCGCTCGTGGTGACCGCCGGCTGCGAACTGTTCCGGCGGATCCGGCCGCGTACAGGCCTGCTGGTCGGCACGGCCGCGCTGACCGTGGACGTCCTCACGCAGGGCAACCTGGGCACGGTCGTGATGTTCACGGACCTCGTGTACGCGGCCGTGCTGTACGGCCCGCCCGCCACCGCGCGCCGGGTCCCCCGGATCACCGGGCTGCTGTCGGTGGCGGCCGCGATCGTGCCCCTCGCGATCTGGCGGGTGCCGCAGGCGCTGCTCATCGGGGTGGTCGTCGGCATCGTGGCGTTCACGCCCGCCGCCACCGGCCTGATCGTGCGCAACCACCGCGACGCCGCCGACTCCGCCCGGCTGCGCGCCGAACAGACCGCGCTGCTGGCCGAGTTGGACCGCACTCAGGCGGTGACCTCCGAACGGGCGCGGATGGCGAGGGAGTTGCACGACATGGTCGCCAACCACCTCTCCGCGATCGCAATCCACTCCACGGCCGCGCTCTCCATCGACGACCCGGACACCTCGAAGCGGGCCCTGGGCGTCATCCGCGAGAACAGCGTGGCGGGACTGGCCGAGATGCGCCGCCTGATCGGCATCCTGCGCGACAGCGGCGGCGACCTGGAACCGGCGGCGGCCCCGACGCTGGACTCCCTCGGCGCACTGGTCGACGGCGCCCGCGTCAACGGCCTCGACGTCACCCTCGACACCGACACCGAGCACGGGACCCTGCCGGCCCCGGTCGAGCTGGCCGCGTACCGCATCGTCCAGGAGTCCCTGACCAACGCGCTCAAGCACGCCTCCCCCGGCCGGGTCTCGGTGGCGCTCACCCGGCGGGGCTGCTCGCTGAGCGTCGCCGTGACCAGCCCGTACGGCGATCACGGCAGCCCGCGCGCACCCGGCTCGGGTGCCGGTCTGGTCGGGATGCGGGAGCGGGTCGCGCTGCTGGGCGGCACCTTCGCGGCGGGACCGGACGGCGCCCACTGGGCCGTGCGCGCCACGCTGCCCCTCACCGAAGCCGAAGGAGAAGACGTATGA
- a CDS encoding response regulator transcription factor codes for MTQAGAPVRVLVAEDQSAVRAGLVLILGSSPGIEVVGEASDGEQAVALARELRPDLVLMDIQMPRLDGVSATRQVVSERLADVLVLTTFDLDEYVFGALRAGASGFLLKNTEARDLIEAVRTVARGEGLIAPAVTRRLIAEFASGPAREPRADPAVLDALTRREREVLSCLGEGLSNADIATRLDMAEATVKTHVSRLLGKLELRSRVQAAVLAQELGV; via the coding sequence ATGACACAGGCCGGAGCGCCGGTCCGGGTGCTCGTCGCCGAGGACCAGTCAGCCGTACGAGCCGGACTCGTCCTCATCCTGGGCAGCTCACCCGGCATCGAGGTGGTCGGGGAGGCGTCGGACGGTGAGCAGGCGGTGGCTCTGGCCCGTGAGCTGCGGCCGGATCTGGTACTGATGGACATTCAGATGCCGCGCCTGGACGGGGTGTCGGCGACCCGGCAGGTGGTTTCCGAACGGCTGGCCGACGTCCTGGTGCTGACCACCTTCGACCTCGACGAGTACGTCTTCGGGGCACTGCGCGCGGGAGCGTCCGGCTTCCTCCTGAAGAACACGGAGGCGAGGGACCTGATCGAGGCGGTACGGACGGTGGCGCGCGGCGAGGGTCTGATCGCCCCCGCGGTCACCCGGCGCCTGATCGCCGAGTTCGCCTCCGGGCCGGCACGGGAGCCGAGGGCCGACCCCGCCGTGCTGGACGCCCTAACCCGCCGCGAGCGCGAGGTGCTGTCGTGTCTCGGCGAGGGACTGTCCAACGCGGACATCGCGACCCGCCTCGACATGGCGGAGGCGACGGTGAAGACGCACGTCAGCCGGTTGCTGGGCAAGCTGGAGCTGCGGAGTCGGGTGCAAGCGGCGGTACTGGCTCAGGAGTTGGGGGTTTAG
- a CDS encoding cob(I)yrinic acid a,c-diamide adenosyltransferase: MVNLTRIYTRTGDKGTTALGDMSRVAKTDLRISAYADANEANAVIGTAVALGGLAEEVVKVLTRVQNDLFDVGADLATPVAENPEFPPLRVEQSYVDKLEADCDRFLEDLEKLRSFILPGGTPGAALLHQACTVVRRAERSTWAALEVHAEVMNPLTATYLNRLSDLLFILARTANKEVGDVLWVPGGER; the protein is encoded by the coding sequence ATGGTCAATCTGACGCGCATCTACACCAGGACCGGCGACAAGGGCACCACCGCCCTCGGTGACATGAGCCGGGTCGCCAAGACCGATCTGCGGATCTCGGCGTACGCCGACGCCAACGAGGCGAACGCGGTGATCGGGACCGCCGTCGCCCTCGGTGGGCTGGCGGAGGAGGTCGTCAAGGTGCTGACGCGCGTGCAGAACGACCTGTTCGACGTGGGCGCGGACCTGGCGACGCCGGTGGCCGAGAACCCGGAGTTCCCTCCGCTGCGGGTCGAGCAGTCCTACGTCGACAAGCTGGAGGCGGACTGCGACCGGTTCCTCGAAGACCTGGAGAAGCTGCGCTCGTTCATCCTGCCCGGCGGCACCCCCGGCGCGGCCCTGCTGCACCAGGCGTGCACGGTCGTACGCCGGGCCGAGCGCTCGACCTGGGCGGCCCTGGAGGTTCACGCCGAGGTGATGAACCCGCTCACCGCGACCTATCTCAACCGCCTATCGGACCTGCTCTTCATCCTTGCCCGCACGGCCAACAAGGAGGTCGGGGACGTCCTCTGGGTCCCGGGCGGGGAGCGCTGA
- a CDS encoding ATP/GTP-binding protein, with the protein MSPRRNRPQGPGGSSGRSADEDDSGRYGGFQSSESWQGESWNVRHVAGAGAQGKTYRCPGCDQLIPSGVPHVVAWAEHAGVDDRRHWHKACWNAKDRRTTRVQRSRNAPRF; encoded by the coding sequence GTGTCCCCGCGTCGCAACCGCCCCCAAGGCCCTGGCGGCTCGTCCGGCCGGAGCGCCGACGAGGACGACTCCGGCCGCTACGGCGGCTTCCAGTCCTCCGAGAGCTGGCAGGGCGAGAGCTGGAACGTCCGTCATGTGGCGGGCGCCGGCGCCCAGGGCAAGACGTACCGATGCCCCGGCTGCGACCAGCTGATCCCGTCCGGCGTCCCGCACGTGGTCGCGTGGGCCGAGCACGCGGGTGTGGACGACCGGCGGCACTGGCACAAGGCGTGCTGGAACGCGAAGGACCGCCGCACCACGCGGGTGCAGCGGTCCCGTAACGCGCCGAGGTTCTGA
- the nucS gene encoding endonuclease NucS produces the protein MRLVIARCSVDYAGRLTAHLPSAPRLILVKADGSVSIHADDRAYKPLNWMSPPCTLKEGAGEEEGIWTVINKAGEKLIITMEEILHDSSHELGVDPGLIKDGVEAHLQELLADRIETLGDGYTLIRREYMTAIGPVDILCRDSEGATVAVEIKRRGEIDGVEQLTRYLELLNRDPHLAPVRGIFAAQEIKPQARVLATDRGIGCTVLDYNALRGIEDDKLRLF, from the coding sequence ATGCGTCTCGTCATTGCGCGCTGTTCCGTGGACTACGCGGGCCGGCTCACCGCTCATCTCCCGTCGGCCCCCCGCCTCATCCTGGTCAAGGCTGACGGCAGCGTCTCGATCCACGCGGACGACCGCGCCTACAAGCCTCTCAACTGGATGTCTCCGCCCTGCACGTTGAAGGAGGGGGCAGGAGAAGAGGAGGGGATCTGGACCGTCATCAACAAGGCGGGCGAGAAGCTCATCATCACGATGGAGGAGATTCTCCACGACTCCTCGCACGAACTCGGCGTGGATCCCGGCCTGATCAAGGACGGCGTGGAAGCACACCTTCAGGAACTGCTCGCCGACCGCATCGAGACCCTCGGCGACGGCTACACCCTCATCCGCCGCGAGTACATGACGGCCATCGGTCCGGTCGACATCCTGTGCCGTGACTCCGAGGGCGCGACGGTCGCGGTGGAGATCAAGCGGCGCGGCGAGATCGACGGCGTGGAGCAACTCACGCGCTATCTGGAGCTGTTGAACCGCGACCCGCACCTGGCTCCGGTCCGCGGCATCTTCGCCGCCCAGGAGATCAAGCCCCAGGCCCGCGTCCTCGCCACGGACCGGGGCATCGGCTGCACGGTCCTGGACTACAACGCGCTGCGCGGCATCGAGGACGACAAACTGCGCCTGTTCTGA
- a CDS encoding STAS domain-containing protein: protein MYIRGDHAELVVGGRLDVRSAADARTVLHTAVDTGVGDLVLDLSELDSWDATGLGVIMGAHRRCGRCGRRLVLRDVPPQMQRLLVATRLHRILAIEGGIGVESLPRV, encoded by the coding sequence ATGTACATCAGGGGCGACCACGCCGAGCTGGTCGTCGGGGGCCGCCTCGACGTCCGCAGCGCGGCGGACGCCCGTACGGTCCTTCATACGGCCGTCGACACGGGCGTCGGCGATCTCGTGCTGGACCTGTCCGAGCTGGACTCCTGGGACGCCACGGGACTCGGGGTGATCATGGGAGCCCACCGGCGGTGCGGGCGGTGCGGCAGACGGCTCGTGCTGCGCGACGTACCACCGCAGATGCAGAGACTGCTGGTCGCCACCCGGCTGCACCGGATCCTGGCGATCGAGGGTGGCATCGGGGTGGAGTCGCTGCCCAGAGTGTGA